The genomic region GCACGATACGTCTGCTATGCGACCATGTGCCACCGGAGAGGAAGACTTTGACCTCTCCATCAGGAACAACAGTCGACTTCGTCTCCGCCGACATTGAATTCCCCCAGCCCCCAACCCAGCATGCCTTCCGGGTCGGCCATCTTGCCGATGATGCACCGTGGATCGTAGGACGTGCTGGCATGCAATACCGCGATCTCATCCCTTCGCGACTCGGCGGAGCCATAATCGCCTCCCATATCCGCATCCCAGACGCCGGACCTGTCCCAGACAACGTCCACTACCATGCGATCGGCTTCCAGCTGATATACTGCTACTCGGGGTGGGTACGTTTGGTGTACGAGGATCAAGGACTACCTTTCATACTTCATGCAGGTGATTGCGTCATCCAGCCGCCCAGGATTAGACATCGAGTGCTGGAGTCCAGCGCGAATTTGGAGGTCATTGAGATCGGTGTGCCTGCCGAGCACATCACGACTCTGGACTGGGACATGGAGCTGCCCACGCCGACGAGGAGACCCGAGCGCGAGTGGGACGGGCAGCGGTTCGTGCATAGCCTGGCGAAGGATGCCATGTGGAAATCGTGGCGTATACCCGGCTTTGAGGCACGAGATACTGGTATTGCTGCAGGTACACAGGGTGTTGCAAGTGTCTGCGTAGTCAGACCTGATAAAGGGTCTACGGACGCGAACGTAGTAACAACCCATGACTCGGACATCTTGTTCACCTGTAAGATCTCACTGCTCGATCTTCCGGGTGTGAATCTGTGCTAATCTGCTACAGTTGTCCTGACTGGTTCCTGCTCGCTACGCGGAGTTGGCTACGGCGATCATACTCTGCAAGCAGGCGACGCGTACACAGTACCACCCGGAGTTGAGACTAGCCTTGATGCGCTATCGGCTGATTTGACTTTGCTTGAGGTTGCTCTGCCGGGAGATTTCGTGACTACTGTACGATCTTGAGAATAATCACAAAACGCTGCAAGGCTGCGAAGTGCGACGGTGTCATTAAGCTAAGAAGGACTGAATTGCCGCTGCAGTTGGGAGTGTGAGAGTATGTGACGCAGGAGACGTACGTGAATGATGCTGGGACGTCGTTGAACCCCATACCGGGTCTTGGCAATACGACGTATTGTCTGGGTGGGTAAGGCAGTATCACATCGGGCAAGCATGATCCTGACACAGGGCCCAAGGGCTGATGACAAAATTGACTGCTGCCGGGCGCTTCGTCTCCCTATCGAAGCGCAGGCCGTTGCTTCAACATGCTGGCGTATAGCTGGGTAGCGAGGTCCGATTGCAGCAGTGGAGCTTCTGAGGTTACTCGCGTAACGTTGGCAAGACATCTTGAAGGGCTAGGGGAGCACTTCAGGGCCTGCGAGACGTAGATCCTTGCCAGAGTACGCGGGCAATGTAGTCTCGAGGATGGTTAGGGTGGTCTCAAGGTATAGCGCCCTCGGATCGCTATCTTTCCGCAGGGTCGCCGTGCGAAGGTTCATCAGAAATTCCCTCCTAAACCCGAATAAAGTCCTCCTCGTTGTGGTGGTGTCGTAACATCGCAGAAAAGGCATGGCATTCCGCGGCCTCATAGTGCCTCCACGAACCGCAGCTCAGCGGCAGGAACCGCATAGTCCAACTGCTCAGGTGGAGAAAGATGGAAATGCCCTTACCTCAAGCCGATCAGAGGTGCTCCTCGACCGGGAAGGTCTCCATGAATAATCCATCGTGATGGATCGCGAGGAGTGCTGCGCGACCTGCAGCGGTTCTTGACTCCAGCCGCACCGCGTCTCAATTGTGGAGACGCCGTGAGCGTTTTCCATACAAATACATGGTTGACATTACCGACAATGGCGAAAAAGCTCCAAAGCACGAGGATGATGACATGTGTCTTGGAGGAGAGGAACGTGGACGCGGAGTTGACTACATGTATGGAGGGCATTGTCTCGGTTTCGCATTCGGCTCTCGGCAAGACAGGATGATCTCATGCTTTGATCTGGGAGCTTCTTGTGTGATACAACCAGACGACAGCATTGTACAGTAATTCTAATCGAGACTCTTGGTTGCATTGGACATTCACTTCACGTGTTCAATATTGTGATTGAGCGATAGTACATGGGCGCATACCAACAGACGTACCTGACCACCTGAAACCGGCCCAACAGCAGAACCATGTCGGTCGCAGGTCCGCGTGCAGGGCCACCAAAGCGCAGCCCAACTGTGCTGGTGAGTACATACAGCAACACAAGAACGCCGCAATGGCTATGGTACTAAGCCCTCCCCAGGTCACAGATTCTCGCGACACGAAAGACAGCCGACCAGCACCACCGCGACCGCAACCACAACGCGCCGGCACGCGCATAATATCAGTCGACAATGTGCTGCAATATGCCAGCGAAATACCCTCAGCGCAACGACGAGCTCCACCTGGAGTGCGGCCATCACATCACAGCCGAACACCGTCTGGACGACACCCTCTAGATCCGAAGCTCAGGGGGAGGGGGGTGCCATTGACAGCGGCGCACATACCGGCCAGGAGTAGCAAGACGAGTGAAAAGCTGGTATTGCTGCCAGAGACTGCTGAAGAACCTGATTCGCCGGAAGAGGATGAGGATCGAGCACCGCCTACGGACGAGGAGCTGAAGAGGAGACGGAAAGGAGGCAAGAGTGAGGCTGAACGTCTGCCAAAGAGCCAGAGAGTGGCAGATCCGCAGCTTGCAAGAGTCACAGCATATTGTACAGCGCAGAGCTACAAGCTGAAGAGCACAGCGCAGTTTGTGAGGGAACAACACGGTGCGAAGACGAAGCTGTACGATGATTGTCTGTATTGTGTGTACCAGCTACCTTTGCTAGGAGGCAGCGATGGGTACCGCGTACGCAGCAGTCCTGTTGTCAAGCATCCTGGTGGGCGGAGCGTATTGGACGAGCAGATCGAGGCCAACGAAAGGAGACAGTATCGAGAAGGCTGGGGCGAGGAGAGTGAAGAGTACTCGGTGCGAGGCAATGCATCACCCTACGACGGCACACCAAATCATGGCACACCACCTCAAGAAATGGAGCAGAAAGACTTCGAAGCATCAGTCACGACCAATGGTATACACGACTCCTGGGACCAGGAACGAGAAGCGCGGAGGAGGGAAAGCAGCGACTCCTCGGCCTTCAGCTTCCCATCACCTCATGCTGGCGTCGCACCCAACGCTCATACAGTCGCCGAACTCTTCATCTTCAGCTATGGCGTGGCAGTCCTATGGAACTTCACACCGAACCAAGAAAAGGATCTCCTCGCAGACATGACTTTCTCCGCCCAGTCCGCCATGCCCTCCGGCAAGCACCAAGCACAACACCTTTCGCAAAAAGCCGCCGCCCTCGCACCACCTTCAGCACTCCCGCTCATGACCCGGCCGCTGGACGAAAGTGACTTTGAGACAGAGGAATTCCACTTTCAATACGACAACACAGCTGAGAAACCACGGATATACAACGACATGATCACATTACGGACGAGCGATCATATGATCAAGCTGGCAATGTCTCACGCTATCGCTCAGAGCACGAAGCTTTCATTCTTCGAGGAGAAGATGCAGAAGACCATGTCCGAAGCACAGTACGTCCCGCGCCAACTGGCGTTGGAAGGTAGCCTAGGCATGGATCGGAAAGAGATCGTCGGTCTAGTCGGTCGTCTCTTCGAAGGAAGAGTCGAGGTCAACCTTTGTAAGCATCACCCTCCCTTCCCCCTTCCGTCCCCGACTAACACCCCTCCCCCAGCCTCCAACATGCTCGACACCCCCAACTTCTTCTGGGACGCCGAACCCACCCTCCACCCCCTCTACGACGCAGTCCGCGAATACCTCGAAATCAAACCCCGCATCCAAGTCCTCAACGAGCGCTGCCGCGTCTTCCTCGACCTGGCGGAAATCCTCTCAGATTCAATCGCAGATGTGAAGATGACGAGGATTACGTGGATTATTATTATTCTGATTGTTCTGAGTATTATTGTCACGTTGAGTGAGGTTTTCCTGAGGTTTGGCATGTTGGCGAGTGGGGCGAAGAAGGAGAGGGAGgatgctgctgctgctgctgctgcgaTGTTGATGGCGGGGTGGGTGCCGTTGGGGCCGATGGGGATGGTGGGGAGTGCGGGTGGGAGTGGGAGTGGGAGTGGGAGGGTTTTGGGGGAGTTGTGAGGGGCGGAGGGTGAGAGAGTGAGAATGTGAGAGAGGGCGTGGAGGTGTTGTGTACAGTTCTACGTGTTCTGAAGCGTGGCGTTTCATGGCTGTACAGAAGTTGTGCCCAGTGCTCTCAATGAACTGAAAGAGTCCCATTCAGCCGGACTTCGGTCTGTGTCTCTTCTGGTGGTATGGTGCACTGCATGAGTTGAAGGGGTTCTCATTCAGCCGGACTTCGGTCTGTGTCTCTTCTGGTGGGCATGGTGCGCTACAATGTCTTGTGTGATGCGCAGCACTTCTGAGCAAACTTTGCGGTCTTCGGCCAACGGCGATACTGTTTCGCCCGCATGGATGATGGTGCAATCCTTGTGCGACAGCGGACCCCTCCCTATTTGGAGAGGGAGTCGTTGCCTTCTTTTGGACCCTGCAGGTGCGTCTGCATAATGCGGGCTGTGTAGTACCGTGTCACAAGCATGCTGCCATGACCGAGACTCAGCTGAGGTTTGGATCACATCTCAACGCACACATGTCGTGTCTGGGATGCATGCCGATTTGCAACAGGAGAAGCACCCGTGCTCATGGCGAAAACGCAGCCTTGGTGGAAACGACTTCACTATGGACCACTTCTGTCCACAGTGCGAGGAATCTACCAACCGCTGGACGAGGCTAGACAGGAGATTCGGGTGCTTATAGTGGAACCTGGAAACTTCACGGACGAATTGAGATGCAGCTTGAGAGTGGTCTCATCGCTGGACACACCGATCCCGAAGTATGAGACCATATCTTATGCCTGGGGCAATGCGTCACGCCGGACGACTCTGCGACTGCACGGAAAGCATGTTCAGGTGCCCAAAGGCTCTCTCGCGGCTGTGCGCAGGATGAGGTTACCCTCGCAGAAAAGGTATTGAAGAATATCGCAGAAGTACAACTCATGGCCAACAATGTCATTGCTGCTTGTATCTCCAACAAGAGCACATCATCTCAAGCCAGCCAAGAGCGGGCAGGCTTTCTACTGTCGTGTGGCAATTTGGACTCTCTCCAGTATCGGTTCGAGGACGCAGAGCACTTGGTGGAAGGCTTGAATCGTTTTCATGACTGCGATCCGAATGATCCCGGCAATGAGCCTAATGCGCTTGCCTCACGCTTCCATACCGTGATACGTGAGGCCGCTCAAGATCGGACTTTTTTGGCTACAGACACTGGGCACATGGGCTCTGGACCTAAGCTCGCTCGCAAGGGCGACGTAGCTTTCATCATGCCTGGAGGTCGCTATGTCCATATCCTACGACCCGTGGACAATTACTACCTGTACGTGGGAGCTGCCTACGTTTACGGCATGATGGAAGGCGAGGTCTTCGATCTTGGACTGGAGCCGGAGTGGGTCAATATCAGATAACGCTCGGCCGCAGGCACAATTGACCTGCCCACTACAAGTGCTGTAGCTGACAACTCTAAGTAGTCACTGTGTGCAGGAAGACTTCGATGCTTGGTAGCTGACTTTTTCCCTCTCGCAGCTGAAGTAGCTTGTGCACTCTCCCTGAAGCAAAGACAGATGACAACGGGACTTGACGACGACAGAACTCCTCAGAGATAGTGCACGATGAATGATATGCTTAGCTTGATACTCATTGCACTGGTGTCGATTTGTCAGCTGGCCTGTAGCTGTATACTGGCTCGCTCCGCTGTCAATGTACATAGTCTCCACTGTCAGCTGGATGCCTCGGATCAGATCGACGACCTCAAGACGTATGAAGAGGACACTAGACCAACTTCCGATCATCAACATCACAACCCTTTCGTACCTCGCAAAGTCCTCGCCGTCTTTGGTGCAACTGGCCAACAAGGCGGAGCAGTAATTCGAAACGTCCTCGAAGATCCTATCCTAAGCGGGCAACGCACCATCCGAGCCATCGTCCGGAATCCAATGAAACCATTGGCACGGTCTTTCTGAGCCGCAGGCTACGAACTCGTTCAAAACGACCTAGATGACAGGCCCCTCTTAACGTCTCGCTCTCGCAGGTGCAACCTGTGCCTTCCTCGTAAGCTCCAGCGTCTTCGATCTACGAACGCGAGGTCGCTCAAGGCAAGATGCAGCAGACGCCGTAGTCGAGACCGGGTTGAAGCACATCATATTCATCACGCTACCATCTCTTAGAAAGGTCTTCAACGGCAAATGTACGAAACTCTTGCTTGCCCTTCGATCCAAAACACGGCATTCAGCAGTATATACGAAGTCTCCCGATCAAGCGTTCTTTCATGGCGGTGGGAAGTTTCCTGCAGAATCTTGAGAATCTGCTGAAGCCAACGCCAAGAGAAGATCACACATTCGTGATCTCTACGAGTATGAAGCCAGAGACGAGTTTGCCGAGGGTTGATGCGAGAGATGCTGGGGTGGTTGTTGCGGAGATGTTGAGAGAGCCAGAGGAGTACTGGGGGAGGATTGTGTATGCGGCGGCGGAGTTGCGTACTATGAAGGACTTGGTGGGGATCGTTGGGACGGGAAGCGGAAGGGATGTAAGGTATGAGCAGATGCCTGAGGCCGATTCGAAGGACTTCCTGAAGGGCATGACTCTGGTCTTGGCTGAGGACTTTGGGCAGACGGTGGCTTACTATCAGGAGTATGGACACTTTGGCCAGGAGACTGCGGATTGGACACAGCCTGCGATGGAAGGTAAGTTGGGCAGGCTGACTAGGGTGGCTGAGTTTGTAAATGATTTGGAATTCCGAACGTATCACTACTGCGATCGTCAAAGCACGCCATCAATGCAACCCGCCAAGAGGCTGTACATCGAGACTCAGTTGACCCTGAGCACGCACAATGACCCCAACCACTTTCCTGACAAACCTGAACCGCTGTCATGTGCACGCAGAGTTTCACTCACTTCGCCCCGACCTTATCGGGCCGCGCCGTAAGCACCCGCGAATAGCGCTCATTCAGGTGCCATTGAAGCATCCACCAGACTTCTCCCATTAGTTCGCCACGGAAATTATATGCACACACCAACCAACTGACAGCGTGCGAGCATAGATAGTAAGCACGGCATTACCATTAATTACGTACGGCTCTGTGCTCCCAGTGTGGACCTACTTTCCGTCAGGTAGTAAGAAGACCAGCACCATAGATGAATAGTCCTCCCGACGTGGTTGGACGGAGATCCAGCTCGATGGAGAACGATTCGGACGACTCTTGCGGCGATTCATAGTCGTGGCTGTTGAGCATGACGAAAAGTGAAGGACTTCAAGCACAAAACAGACGAGCGCTTCGGGAGCGTTGAAACTTGTCAGCCGATGCAAAGGACAGCAAACATCGACCATGGCTCAGGATCTATCGCTGCTCAGGTCATTTCGATAGCTAGCCTATCGAATCTCGCCGGAGTGGACTTGGTCCTAACGGACATCTGGCATCGTGCGACAGCCTCACGCAGGTCGCTCTTCTACGCATAGGTCCAGCACGGCGGCACATCCAAGCCACAAAGTCTGTGGCTAAGACGGCAACGCGCTCGGGGGCAAAGGACTTATTCGCCAGCCGTCGGAGCCATAGGACTGGTGGACTTTGGAATAGCGCTCCCACGCGATGAGGCCCGAACGATGGCAGCACGATAACTTCAACTGCTTAGAATTGCGGAAGAAACCGAGACTCTCGAGAAACTTCGGTCCTATTTCGCAGCTGTTGTTTAATCAGTCTACTCAGCATCACAATATTGGTATAGTAGTAGTTACTGTTACAGACCTGGTCCTCAACACACCAGGCAAAGTTCTTTCTTTTGCGCTTTCACC from Fulvia fulva chromosome 10, complete sequence harbors:
- a CDS encoding Sporulation protein RMD8; the protein is MAMVLSPPQVTDSRDTKDSRPAPPRPQPQRAGTRIISVDNVLQYASEIPSAQRRAPPGVRPSHHSRTPSGRHPLDPKLRGRGVPLTAAHIPARSSKTSEKLVLLPETAEEPDSPEEDEDRAPPTDEELKRRRKGGKSEAERLPKSQRVADPQLARVTAYCTAQSYKLKSTAQFVREQHGAKTKLYDDCLYCVYQLPLLGGSDGYRVRSSPVVKHPGGRSVLDEQIEANERRQYREGWGEESEEYSVRGNASPYDGTPNHGTPPQEMEQKDFEASVTTNGIHDSWDQEREARRRESSDSSAFSFPSPHAGVAPNAHTVAELFIFSYGVAVLWNFTPNQEKDLLADMTFSAQSAMPSGKHQAQHLSQKAAALAPPSALPLMTRPLDESDFETEEFHFQYDNTAEKPRIYNDMITLRTSDHMIKLAMSHAIAQSTKLSFFEEKMQKTMSEAQYVPRQLALEGSLGMDRKEIVGLVGRLFEGRVEVNLSSNMLDTPNFFWDAEPTLHPLYDAVREYLEIKPRIQVLNERCRVFLDLAEILSDSIADVKMTRITWIIIILIVLSIIVTLSEVFLRFGMLASGAKKEREDAAAAAAAMLMAGWVPLGPMGMVGSAGGSGSGSGRVLGEL